A stretch of Polypterus senegalus isolate Bchr_013 chromosome 3, ASM1683550v1, whole genome shotgun sequence DNA encodes these proteins:
- the LOC120526686 gene encoding olfactory receptor class A-like protein 1, translated as MDTRAVVKALGYLITTVVNIPSNLTVICAFMRTLLCEGKLMTADVILCNLALANLMVAFTRSIPQTMAAFGYKNLFDDIGCKLSIYCFRIFRGLSISLTSLLSTYQAVLISPATSKLAELKMKIPKYLPQIVFILFVVYAVNSADAINNIVSSVFNNTIPPYTYNMEYCFFITANFTAYLAVGMSKLLIDLVFIVVMSIMSVYILVVLHQHGKKVKSIRSSDSSKSKTSAETKASRAVVTLVILYDIFFGVDNVIWLYSQTIIRVAPLLIDIRIFFATLYASVCPIVVIITNPKVHGKLQLIKVEKAMPSQQSRGAVAEVS; from the coding sequence ATGGACACAAGAGCGGTTGTCAAAGCTCTTGGGTACCTCATCACAACAGTGGTCAACATTCCATCAAATCTGACCGTCATCTGTGCCTTCATGCGTACTCTGCTGTGCGAGGGTAAGCTAATGACCGCAGATGTCATCTTGTGTAACCTGGCCCTTGCCAATCTGATGGTGGCATTCACCCGCAGCATTCCACAGACCATGGCTGCTTTTGGTTACAAGAACCTGTTTGATGACATTGGCTGCAAGTTGAGCATCTACTGCTTCCGTATTTTCAGAGGCCTCTCGATTAGCCTGACAAGCCTGCTGAGCACCTACCAGGCTGTGCTCATTTCGCCTGCCACCTCCAAGCTTGCCGAGCTCAAGATGAAAATCCCCAAATATCTTCCACAGATTGTCTTCATTCTCTTTGTTGTGTATGCAGTGAACAGTGCGGATGCAATCAACAATATTGTGTCCTCGGTTTTCAACAACACCATTCCACCATACACTTACAATATGGAGTACTGCTTTTTCATTACCGCTAATTTCACTGCTTATCTTGCTGTTGGGATGTCCAAATTACTCATTGATCTTGTTTTCATAGTGGTAATGAGCATAATGAGTGTGTATATCCTGGTAGTTCTGCACCAACACGGGAAAAAGGTCAAAAGCATCCGAAGCTCAGACTCCAGCAAATCAAAGACCTCAGCTGAAACCAAGGCGTCGCGGGCAGTGGTCACCTTGGTCATCTTATATGATATCTTCTTTGGAGTGGACAATGTCATCTGGCTTTATTCTCAGACAATTATAAGAGTGGCTCCATTGCTTATTGACATCAGGATCTTCTTTGCCACCCTTTATGCTTCCGTTTGCCCCATTGTGGTGATCATTACTAACCCCAAAGTTCATGGGAAACTGCAACTCATCAAGGTGGAGAAAGCCATGCCTTCACAGCAAAGCCGAGGGGCTGTGGCTGAAGtgtcttaa
- the LOC120526687 gene encoding olfactory receptor class A-like protein 1 — MDSKQVFKAAGFLILAVISIPANLLVCSAFLHSLLTEGKLVTTDIILCNLAFANLMVTFTRGIPQTLTAFGYRNLFDDIGCKLSLVCFRIFRGLSISLTCLLSAYQAIVISPASSKLALLKLQIPQYLMHTIAFLYVLWYALNVDVVLYSVSSLMNNTVPPYTFNLEYCFVIYPDYVILYIEGLISLFSDLVFILLMTVMSVYILLLLYYHSKKVKSIRSSDRKSGQTPETKASRAVVTLVILYDIFYGIDNAIWVYSLTVVRVVPLLSDIRIFFATLYTSVCPIVVTVTNPKVRNKVKLVRPERPVHTADSSLQAI, encoded by the coding sequence ATGGATTCCAAGCAAGTCTTCAAAGCAGCTGGCTTCCTCATCTTGGCGGTCATCAGCATTCCTGCCAATCTGCTCGTCTGTAGCGCCTTCTTGCACTCCTTACTGACGGAAGGCAAATTGGTGACCACTGACATCATCTTGTGCAACTTGGCCTTTGCAAACCTGATGGTGACGTTCACACGAGGCATCCCACAGACATTGACTGCCTTTGGTTATAGAAACTTGTTTGATGACATTGGGTGCAAACTGAGTCTCGTGTGCTTTCGTATTTTTCGAGGTCTCTCCATCAGCCTCACTTGTCTCCTCAGTGCCTACCAGGCTATAGTAATCTCCCCAGCATCCTCCAAGCTTGCCCTGCTAAAACTTCAGATCCCCCAATACCTCATGCACACCATAGCTTTTCTGTATGTGCTCTGGTATGCTCTCAATGTTGATGTGGTCTTGTATTCAGTGTCCTCCCTTATGAACAATACAGTTCCTCCTTACACTTTTAATTTAGAGTACTGCTTTGTCATCTACCCAGATTATGTCATTTTGTACATTGAAGGACTAATCAGTCTCTTTAGTGACCTTGTGTTTATACTGTTAATGACCGTAATGAGTGTGTATATCCTGCTTCTTCTTTATTACCACAGCAAAAAAGTCAAGAGCATCCGGAGCTCAGATCGCAAGTCAGGACAGACACCGGAAACTAAAGCCTCCCGAGCTGTGGTCACCTTGGTCATCCTCTACGATATCTTCTATGGGATCGACAACGCCATTTGGGTTTATTCTCTGACTGTTGTGAGAGTGGTGCCACTTTTATCTGACATTCGAATCTTTTTTGCAACCCTCTACACGTCAGTGTGCCCCATTGTGGTCACTGTCACCAATCCTAAGGTTAGAAACAAAGTAAAATTGGTCAGACCAGAGAGACCAGTTCATACAGCAGACAGCAGCCTTCAAGCAATATAG